The Glycine soja cultivar W05 chromosome 19, ASM419377v2, whole genome shotgun sequence genomic sequence ATAGATCAGTAACATAAACAAATTATgtcaatgaaaaattaataaatgaaagcataaagaaCATTGTGAAtgactaaaacaaaaatacGCTATAATGTTGGAACTTAAAAATATACATGGTTGAAGGAATATTAACAACAGAACAAATTACGCAGAGGGAAAATTaacaagagaatttttttttaaaaagaaaatcggtaaggattaaacaaaaaaaaaaagtgttaaagttcaaggaaaaaaaaacttatttaaacctATAAATTATtcagttttcttatttttctaactTGACTTTATACTTTTCCAACTTATGCACAAACTCATTTCTCAACACAAAACTTgcattttcaacaaaaaaaaaaaaaaaaaaaacaaacagatTTTCATTTCATTGAATGCACAATTTCATCATATTATAAAATTCTCTATACAAAAAGTCAATGAATTCCGCTTCCTGACTAATTTAGAACACTGCAGCTTTTAGTCTTCTTGCCAACTCCTTTCTACTCAAAAAGAAATAAGCATTGTTAGTACCATCAAAGCAAATATTTTCCATGTCACATGTTAAGAgattaatgaaatgaaaatcTTAACTTACCTCATTAGTTGCCTATCAAAACCTGAAGCAGCCAAGAGTCCTCTATTCTCTTCAGCCCTTCTCAGGAGGTAAGGCATAACCATATCTACGGGTCCAAATGGCATATATTTGCTTACTTGAAATCCTTCATTGTTCAAACCAAAGGAAAGTGCCTCTGACATTCCATATAATTGTGCAAATTCTAGCTTGTGGTTCACCTTACCGACACCCAATTCATGTGCCTTTGCCACAGCCAATTTTCCTACACAACATGGTTAAATCATATCAATCACTTGAATTGGGATGTTGagttttcttatattataaaaagtagTAATTAGTACATGCACTGAAATTGTAAAAGGGTTTTGACATTGTCAATTTTTATTGCTACCATGATATTGTCATCTAATCACAAATCATGTCATGTAAGAAAAGTTTGTTAACTTCTAAAATAACAATCTTACAAGTCAtactaaagataaaaattaaattctattataAATCATAGAATGAATAATCTGACTTGTACATTACCTGATTCAATATTGTGGGTTGCAAGAACAACTGAACCGATTCCATTAGCAATCTTCTCAAGCATAAATGATGAGCAGTCATTGAAGCAATTGTGTGTGTCCTGAATAGTATTGTGAACTGGGGATGCATACCCAAACGACTCAGCCAATTTACTCTCTATGGACATGTAGGCACCCCTCACCAATTTGAATCCCATTGGAACTCCCATTTTCTCTGCTGCCTTTGTTGCCAGCAACAACCTCTCCTTAGCATCTTTCAAATAAGTCTGAATAGTTCCAAACACAATGGGGTTGTCATCCTTGTTGTGCCTAATGGCAGAAGAGTATGTGAAGTAATCGATAGCCGGTTGAACCGTGGTGTGTTCTGCATCAACCAACAAAGGCATGTTGGCTTCCTCACATCTTTGGCAAAGTTCAAGGAGTCTTTGGTTGGCAAGTTGAAGATCACTCTCTTCTTCTGGGGTtagaggctctggtctcttctGTGTGTGGTACAAAGGGCTAGATTCCGCAAAAATTGGGAGGGAATCTTGCTTCCATGGCAAAACGAAT encodes the following:
- the LOC114399189 gene encoding proline dehydrogenase 2, mitochondrial-like, which gives rise to MATRVIPPRMILKNIRYNTATKPLKTTHPSLSPVTATASLVKKPSSPATDAWASFAQASVTTETAALNLEDAEQLFASVSTRKLLQSSAVMHATAVGPVVDLGMRVMKSRVFQSGVLRNLLMAATKETFYAQFCAGEDAATAGRSISALNEVGLRGMLVYGVEDAHENDGCDRNLKGFLHTVDVSKSLPPSSVSFVIVKITAICPMALLERMSDLLRWQQRDPSFVLPWKQDSLPIFAESSPLYHTQKRPEPLTPEEESDLQLANQRLLELCQRCEEANMPLLVDAEHTTVQPAIDYFTYSSAIRHNKDDNPIVFGTIQTYLKDAKERLLLATKAAEKMGVPMGFKLVRGAYMSIESKLAESFGYASPVHNTIQDTHNCFNDCSSFMLEKIANGIGSVVLATHNIESGKLAVAKAHELGVGKVNHKLEFAQLYGMSEALSFGLNNEGFQVSKYMPFGPVDMVMPYLLRRAEENRGLLAASGFDRQLMRKELARRLKAAVF